In the genome of Chryseobacterium oryzae, one region contains:
- a CDS encoding TolC family protein — translation MNRKRITAKKLKMGVAAAFMLFTSSSLFAQQQISLQEAIKQALENKAEAKKAALQIKKAEYKINEARAGALPQISATAGLTYNPIIQESLLEFSGQRMRAQLGQPWVSQAAVQLHQNIFDQRVFTGLKAAKSTREFYILNAQLTNEQLIENVATAYYQVFVQEENLKTIKASYANTEKVRNVIKSLVDNGLAKAIDLDRTNVQLTNIGSSRQQLINAVELSKNALKFYMGIPIDTAIEVEEKSIEPKPQLLESAVNLDNRTELKVLNKNRELLVFNKKATEAYLYPTVALQANYGWAGMGSKFPLTNGFNNGVLWSDYSAIGLNINIPIFTGGATKSKIQQTEIDIQDLDQDIQNTQQSLNLDYKNAVTNIENALINIESMKNNVTLAEKVQKDTQANYQYGLAPLTEVLDTENALTQAKQNYANALLDYKQAEIKLIKAKGELNTLQNP, via the coding sequence ATGAACAGAAAACGTATAACTGCTAAAAAACTCAAAATGGGAGTTGCTGCTGCATTTATGTTGTTTACCTCTTCTTCTTTATTTGCACAACAGCAGATTTCTTTGCAGGAAGCCATAAAACAGGCTCTTGAAAATAAAGCTGAAGCTAAAAAAGCTGCACTGCAGATAAAAAAAGCTGAGTACAAAATTAATGAAGCTAGAGCCGGAGCGTTACCGCAAATTAGTGCGACTGCGGGTTTAACTTATAACCCCATAATTCAGGAATCGCTTCTTGAATTTAGCGGACAAAGAATGAGAGCTCAATTGGGGCAGCCTTGGGTTTCGCAGGCTGCCGTTCAGCTTCATCAGAATATTTTCGACCAAAGAGTTTTCACAGGTCTTAAAGCTGCCAAATCTACAAGAGAATTTTATATTTTAAATGCTCAGCTTACCAACGAACAGCTCATCGAAAATGTAGCAACTGCTTATTATCAGGTTTTTGTACAGGAAGAAAATCTGAAAACCATTAAGGCAAGCTATGCCAATACAGAAAAAGTAAGAAACGTTATTAAAAGTCTTGTGGATAATGGCTTGGCAAAAGCGATAGATTTAGATAGAACCAACGTACAGCTTACCAATATAGGTTCTAGCAGACAGCAGTTAATTAATGCAGTTGAGCTTTCGAAAAATGCATTGAAGTTTTACATGGGAATACCTATTGATACTGCAATTGAAGTTGAAGAAAAATCTATTGAACCAAAACCACAACTTTTAGAAAGTGCTGTAAATCTAGACAACAGAACAGAACTTAAAGTTTTGAATAAAAACAGAGAACTTTTGGTTTTCAATAAAAAAGCAACCGAAGCATATCTTTATCCTACTGTAGCATTGCAGGCAAATTACGGATGGGCAGGAATGGGTTCTAAATTTCCTCTTACCAACGGCTTTAACAATGGTGTTTTGTGGAGCGATTATTCTGCAATAGGTTTAAATATTAATATTCCAATATTTACAGGTGGAGCTACAAAATCTAAAATTCAGCAGACTGAAATAGATATTCAGGATTTGGATCAGGATATTCAAAATACTCAACAAAGCCTTAATCTGGATTATAAAAATGCGGTTACCAATATAGAAAATGCACTCATTAATATTGAGAGCATGAAAAATAATGTAACTCTTGCAGAAAAAGTTCAGAAAGATACGCAGGCAAACTATCAGTACGGTCTTGCACCACTTACCGAAGTTTTAGATACCGAAAATGCACTTACACAGGCAAAACAGAATTATGCCAATGCATTGCTGGATTATAAACAGGCAGAAATTAAATTAATAAAAGCTAAAGGAGAACTCAATACACTACAAAACCCATAA
- a CDS encoding CvfB family protein, whose product MQPGKTQTLKISEKNNSGWILEDATGEKAFLSKIFIDEEKEIGEEIEVFIFQDDNKLKATTEIPLAEVGEYAVMNCVQSLPSGAFMDWGIIKDLFIPYKQQKTKIIEGKRYLVYLYVDEDLELITGTTKFKRNPQYENLPFQKGDKVDLIMMNESELGWNVVINKKYIGLIYSSDVFKKIYPLSEESGYIKTIREDGKIDVSLQPEGFENIDEFKQKILDKLEENFGLLHLSDKSSPEEIKDEVQMSKKNFKKAIGGLYKDKIIDILEDKIRLL is encoded by the coding sequence ATGCAACCCGGAAAAACTCAGACTTTAAAAATTTCAGAAAAAAACAATTCAGGATGGATCTTGGAAGATGCTACAGGAGAAAAGGCTTTTCTGTCTAAAATTTTTATTGATGAAGAAAAAGAAATCGGAGAGGAGATTGAAGTTTTTATTTTTCAGGACGACAATAAACTGAAAGCAACCACCGAAATTCCTTTGGCAGAAGTAGGAGAGTATGCGGTAATGAATTGTGTGCAAAGTCTTCCAAGCGGTGCTTTTATGGATTGGGGAATTATTAAAGACCTTTTTATTCCTTACAAACAGCAAAAAACCAAAATTATCGAAGGAAAAAGATATTTGGTTTACTTGTATGTAGATGAAGATTTGGAGCTTATTACCGGTACTACAAAGTTCAAGAGAAATCCTCAGTATGAAAATCTTCCATTTCAAAAAGGAGACAAAGTAGATTTAATTATGATGAATGAAAGTGAACTGGGATGGAATGTGGTGATTAACAAAAAATATATAGGACTAATTTACAGTTCGGATGTGTTTAAAAAGATTTATCCGCTTTCTGAGGAATCGGGATATATTAAAACGATTCGGGAAGATGGCAAAATAGATGTGTCGTTGCAGCCTGAAGGTTTTGAAAATATTGATGAATTTAAACAGAAAATTTTAGATAAGCTTGAAGAAAATTTTGGATTGCTTCATTTGTCCGACAAATCTTCGCCGGAAGAAATTAAAGATGAAGTTCAGATGAGTAAAAAGAATTTTAAAAAAGCCATTGGCGGACTTTACAAAGATAAAATTATCGATATACTCGAAGATAAAATAAGATTATTATAA
- the lpdA gene encoding dihydrolipoyl dehydrogenase: protein MSQFDVTVIGSGPGGYVAAIRAAQLGFKTAIIEKYSTLGGTCLNVGCIPSKALLDSSEHFENAKHNFENHGIIINEPKADLARMVARKNEVVDQTTKGINFLMDKNKITVFEGLGSFESATQIKVTKNDGSSETIESKYTIIATGSKPSSLPFITLDKERVITSTEALNLKEIPKHLVVIGGGVIGLELGSVYLRLGSQVTVVEFMDKIIPTMDGALSKELTKVLKKQGMKFMLSTAVSAVERNGDSVKITAKDKKGEEVTVEGDYCLVSVGRRPYTEGLGLEKAGVELDERGRIKTNDHLQTNVANIYAIGDVIKGAMLAHKAEEEGVFVAETLAGQKPHINYNLIPGVVYTWPEVAGVGKTEEQLKEEGVAYKVGTFPMRALGRSRASGDIDGLVKIIADEKTDEVLGFHMIGARAADLVAEGVMAMEFRASAEDIARSSHAHPTYAEAVKEAALDATGKRAIHM, encoded by the coding sequence ATGAGTCAATTCGATGTTACCGTAATCGGTTCTGGTCCTGGAGGTTATGTAGCTGCTATTCGTGCAGCACAATTGGGTTTCAAAACTGCAATTATCGAAAAATATTCAACTTTGGGAGGAACTTGTCTTAACGTAGGATGTATTCCGTCAAAAGCACTTTTAGACAGTTCTGAGCATTTTGAAAACGCTAAGCATAATTTCGAAAACCACGGGATTATCATCAACGAGCCGAAAGCAGATCTTGCGAGAATGGTTGCCAGAAAAAATGAAGTGGTAGACCAGACTACAAAAGGAATCAACTTTTTGATGGATAAAAACAAAATTACTGTTTTTGAAGGTTTGGGAAGTTTCGAATCTGCCACTCAGATTAAAGTAACTAAAAACGACGGTTCATCCGAAACCATCGAATCTAAATATACCATTATTGCAACAGGTTCTAAACCGTCATCTTTACCTTTCATTACTTTAGATAAAGAAAGAGTGATTACTTCTACAGAAGCTTTAAATTTAAAAGAAATTCCTAAGCATTTGGTCGTAATCGGAGGTGGAGTAATCGGTCTGGAATTGGGTTCTGTTTATTTAAGACTAGGTTCTCAGGTTACTGTAGTAGAATTTATGGATAAAATCATCCCTACAATGGATGGTGCTTTAAGTAAAGAATTAACTAAAGTTCTTAAAAAGCAGGGAATGAAATTTATGCTTTCTACAGCAGTTTCTGCAGTAGAAAGAAACGGAGATAGTGTTAAAATTACTGCTAAAGATAAAAAAGGTGAAGAGGTAACTGTTGAAGGAGATTACTGTTTAGTTTCTGTAGGTAGAAGACCTTATACAGAAGGTTTAGGCTTAGAAAAAGCAGGTGTTGAGCTGGATGAAAGAGGTAGAATTAAAACCAATGATCATTTACAGACTAATGTTGCCAATATTTACGCTATCGGAGATGTAATAAAAGGGGCAATGTTGGCTCACAAAGCTGAAGAAGAAGGAGTTTTTGTTGCTGAAACTTTAGCAGGACAAAAGCCTCACATTAATTATAATTTAATTCCTGGTGTGGTTTATACATGGCCTGAAGTTGCCGGAGTAGGTAAAACTGAAGAGCAATTGAAAGAAGAAGGTGTTGCCTACAAAGTAGGAACTTTCCCAATGAGAGCATTAGGAAGAAGCCGTGCAAGTGGTGATATAGACGGTTTGGTGAAAATTATTGCAGACGAAAAAACCGATGAGGTTCTTGGTTTCCACATGATTGGAGCAAGAGCAGCAGATTTGGTTGCAGAAGGTGTAATGGCAATGGAATTCCGTGCAAGTGCAGAAGACATCGCAAGAAGTTCTCACGCTCACCCAACGTATGCAGAAGCTGTAAAAGAAGCTGCTTTGGATGCTACAGGGAAAAGAGCAATTCACATGTAA
- a CDS encoding glycosyltransferase, which translates to MKKKISIIFILPDLETGGAERIVTTIANHLSRDLFDPKILLLRKEGGYLNLVKEDVEIIDIDTERIRHSLKPILKEIYKRKPQIVFSGFGEVNAYLSLFIKLFPSTKFIARETNVVSEHVTRKEIRFFYKFYNNYHQIIAQSDDMKQDLIGNFSVRESKIIKINNPIDFDFINSKLNFSSKPESFKYNFKNVVAIGNLSARKGFDNLLKVFSRLKNENVLLHILGDGRDKEILHQMKEFLGLKNVIFHGRQENPYEFLKFADLFILSSRYEGFPNVLLEAGACGTYALANNCPGGITEIIQEGINGEISDIENHEEFSQMILQILHREHDEDAIKNCIQSKFSKDIILNRYEKVLMDIVK; encoded by the coding sequence ATGAAAAAGAAGATTTCCATCATATTTATTTTGCCAGATTTGGAAACCGGAGGTGCAGAAAGAATTGTCACCACCATTGCCAATCATTTGTCAAGAGATCTTTTCGATCCTAAAATTCTCCTTCTCAGGAAAGAAGGCGGTTATCTGAATTTAGTAAAAGAAGATGTTGAAATTATAGATATAGATACCGAAAGAATACGTCATTCTCTGAAGCCTATTTTGAAAGAAATATACAAAAGAAAACCACAGATAGTTTTTTCAGGATTCGGGGAAGTTAATGCTTATTTATCGTTATTCATAAAGCTTTTTCCAAGTACAAAATTTATCGCGAGAGAAACCAATGTTGTTTCTGAACACGTTACCAGAAAAGAGATAAGGTTTTTTTATAAATTTTACAATAATTACCATCAGATCATTGCTCAAAGTGATGATATGAAACAGGATCTTATCGGGAATTTTAGTGTAAGAGAATCTAAAATTATTAAAATTAATAATCCTATAGATTTCGATTTTATCAATTCTAAACTGAATTTTTCTTCAAAACCTGAAAGCTTTAAATATAATTTTAAAAATGTGGTTGCAATTGGCAATTTATCTGCCAGAAAAGGGTTTGATAATCTGCTTAAAGTTTTCTCAAGACTGAAAAATGAGAATGTTCTTCTTCATATTTTGGGAGATGGGAGAGATAAAGAAATTCTTCATCAGATGAAAGAATTTTTGGGATTGAAAAACGTAATTTTTCACGGAAGGCAGGAGAATCCGTATGAATTTTTGAAGTTTGCAGATCTTTTTATACTTTCTTCGCGCTACGAAGGTTTTCCCAATGTTTTGCTAGAAGCGGGTGCGTGTGGAACGTATGCTTTAGCCAACAACTGTCCTGGTGGAATTACTGAAATTATTCAGGAAGGAATAAATGGAGAAATTTCAGATATTGAAAACCATGAAGAGTTTTCGCAAATGATTCTTCAGATTTTGCACAGAGAACATGATGAAGACGCCATTAAAAACTGTATACAATCTAAATTTTCCAAAGATATTATTCTTAACCGCTACGAAAAGGTTTTAATGGATATTGTAAAATAA
- a CDS encoding efflux RND transporter permease subunit, which translates to MKLAEISIKRPSIVIVLFTILTLGGILSYSMMGYELIPKFETNMVTISTIYPGASPAEVETSVTRKIEDAVGSLENVKKVESSSFESLSVIMVQLNNGADVNYALNDAQRKVNAIQADLPDDVKAPSLNKFSLDDLPIITMSISSDKLNNKELYDLLDKKIEPIFSRVNGVAKVDLVGGQEREIQVNLDEKKLQGYGLSIGDVQQAILSSNLDFPTGSLKTRTSKSTIRLSGKYKSVAEMNNLVVSNKNGAQVRLSDIATVFDSQKDVEKVARFNQLPTILMQVKKQSDANAVTVSESIQKTIQSVQETYKNQGVKVKVVNDTTDFTLESANHVIFDLFLAIILVAIVMLLFLHSIRNAFIVMISIPASLVATFIGMNLMGYTLNLMSLLGLSLVVGILVDDAIVVLENIYRHMEMGKSKIRAAYDGASEIGFTVAAITLVIVVVFLPIAMSSGLVANILAQFCVTVVIATMLSLLASFTIIPWLSSRFGKLEHLTGKNWFEKFILWFEGLIDKFTHWITGILEWCLKTTLRRISTVVITFVLLVGSFMLVAFGFIGGEFFPKTDRGQFLVQMELPKDATIEKTNQLTLEVERFLRNDKDVVDLITTVGQQSTGFGGAQATTYQSEVQVNLTDKSERSESTDIKAAKVKRTLEEKFTGVEFKTAPIGIMGAENAPIEMVVTAPDNETAVKEATRILDLLKKVPGAVDAELSTDSGSPEVQVNIDRDKMASLGLNLSAVGQTMQTAFNGNTDGKFRAGEYEYDINIRFGDANRQSIDDVKNLMFTNPRGEQVRLSQFAEVKMGSGPSLLERRDKSPSVKVKAKAVGRPVGDVANEWSAKFMNSGKKPAGVEYIWSGDMENQQEGFGTLGIALLAAVVLVYLVMVSLYDSFVYPFVVLFSIPLAMIGVMVILALTANSLNIFTMLGMIMLIGLVAKNAILIVDFTNSRKAAGADTHDALIQANHARLRPILMTTIAMIFGMLPIALANGAGAEMNKGLAWVVIGGLTSSLFLTLIIVPVVYSLFDSILRRMGKDEKVDYEAEMKADYEHRELSEDGFTPKHVD; encoded by the coding sequence ATGAAGTTAGCAGAAATATCAATAAAAAGACCTTCCATAGTAATCGTATTGTTTACGATTCTTACGTTGGGAGGTATCTTAAGTTACTCCATGATGGGGTACGAGCTGATCCCGAAATTCGAAACCAATATGGTTACAATTTCTACCATTTATCCGGGAGCTTCTCCTGCGGAAGTAGAAACTTCGGTGACCCGAAAAATTGAAGATGCGGTAGGTTCTCTGGAAAACGTAAAAAAGGTAGAATCTTCTTCGTTTGAGAGTTTATCGGTTATCATGGTTCAGCTGAATAATGGAGCAGACGTAAATTATGCTCTAAATGATGCTCAAAGAAAAGTAAATGCTATTCAGGCAGATCTTCCGGATGATGTTAAGGCACCTTCGCTTAACAAATTCTCTTTAGATGATTTACCGATTATCACCATGAGTATTTCTTCGGATAAACTGAATAACAAAGAACTTTATGATCTTTTAGACAAAAAAATTGAGCCTATTTTTTCCCGTGTGAATGGGGTAGCTAAAGTTGATCTTGTCGGAGGACAGGAAAGAGAAATTCAGGTAAATCTGGATGAAAAAAAGTTACAGGGTTATGGTCTTTCAATAGGTGATGTACAGCAGGCAATTTTATCTTCGAATTTAGATTTTCCTACCGGAAGTTTAAAGACAAGAACCTCAAAATCTACCATTAGATTATCTGGGAAATATAAGTCTGTTGCTGAAATGAACAATCTCGTAGTTTCCAATAAAAACGGAGCACAGGTTCGTCTTTCAGATATTGCAACTGTTTTCGATTCTCAGAAAGATGTTGAAAAAGTAGCCAGATTCAACCAGCTTCCTACTATTTTAATGCAGGTTAAGAAACAGTCTGATGCCAATGCGGTTACCGTTTCAGAAAGCATTCAGAAAACAATTCAGAGTGTTCAGGAAACCTACAAAAATCAGGGCGTAAAAGTAAAAGTGGTAAACGATACAACAGATTTTACCTTAGAATCTGCCAACCACGTAATTTTTGACTTGTTTTTGGCGATTATTTTGGTGGCAATCGTAATGTTGCTGTTCTTACACAGTATCAGAAATGCATTTATCGTAATGATATCCATTCCTGCTTCGTTGGTAGCAACATTTATCGGAATGAATCTTATGGGATATACGCTGAATTTGATGAGTTTACTGGGACTTTCTCTTGTAGTTGGTATTTTGGTGGATGATGCCATTGTGGTACTCGAAAACATTTACCGACACATGGAAATGGGTAAAAGCAAAATTAGAGCTGCCTATGACGGTGCTTCGGAAATTGGTTTTACCGTAGCGGCAATTACATTGGTAATTGTGGTGGTATTCCTTCCGATTGCGATGAGTTCTGGTCTTGTAGCCAATATTTTAGCACAATTCTGCGTCACGGTAGTTATTGCAACCATGTTATCTTTATTGGCTTCGTTTACCATTATTCCTTGGTTGTCATCAAGATTTGGTAAGCTGGAACATTTAACAGGAAAAAACTGGTTCGAGAAATTCATACTTTGGTTTGAAGGTTTAATTGATAAGTTTACTCATTGGATCACCGGTATTCTTGAATGGTGTCTAAAAACCACTTTAAGAAGAATTTCTACTGTAGTAATTACATTTGTTTTGTTGGTAGGATCTTTCATGTTGGTGGCATTCGGATTTATTGGGGGAGAATTTTTCCCTAAAACAGACCGTGGTCAGTTTTTAGTACAGATGGAACTTCCAAAAGATGCAACCATCGAAAAAACCAATCAACTGACTCTGGAAGTGGAAAGATTTTTAAGAAATGATAAAGATGTTGTAGATCTTATTACCACTGTTGGTCAGCAATCTACAGGTTTTGGAGGTGCACAGGCAACTACTTATCAATCTGAAGTTCAGGTAAATCTTACAGATAAGTCTGAACGTTCTGAGAGTACAGATATTAAGGCTGCAAAAGTAAAAAGAACATTAGAAGAGAAATTTACCGGGGTAGAATTTAAAACAGCTCCAATTGGTATTATGGGTGCAGAAAATGCACCTATCGAAATGGTAGTAACTGCTCCGGATAACGAGACTGCTGTAAAAGAAGCAACAAGAATTTTAGATTTACTTAAAAAAGTTCCTGGTGCGGTAGATGCAGAATTGTCTACAGATTCTGGTAGCCCGGAAGTTCAGGTAAATATCGACAGAGATAAAATGGCTTCTTTAGGGCTTAATCTATCGGCTGTCGGACAAACGATGCAGACTGCTTTTAACGGAAATACAGATGGTAAATTCAGAGCGGGAGAATATGAATATGATATCAACATCAGATTTGGCGATGCGAACAGACAGTCTATTGATGATGTTAAAAATTTAATGTTTACCAATCCTCGCGGAGAGCAGGTGAGATTAAGTCAGTTTGCTGAGGTTAAAATGGGTTCAGGACCTAGTTTACTAGAAAGAAGAGATAAATCTCCTTCGGTAAAAGTTAAAGCTAAAGCAGTGGGTAGACCGGTAGGAGATGTTGCCAACGAATGGTCGGCAAAATTTATGAACAGTGGTAAGAAACCGGCTGGAGTAGAATATATCTGGAGCGGTGATATGGAAAATCAGCAGGAAGGATTTGGAACTTTAGGGATTGCATTATTAGCGGCAGTAGTATTGGTATATCTTGTAATGGTTTCGCTGTATGACAGTTTTGTATATCCTTTCGTCGTTTTATTCTCTATTCCTCTGGCGATGATTGGTGTTATGGTAATTCTTGCATTAACAGCCAACTCACTGAATATTTTTACCATGTTAGGAATGATTATGTTGATTGGTCTGGTTGCTAAGAACGCAATTTTAATTGTAGATTTTACCAACTCCAGAAAAGCTGCTGGAGCAGACACCCATGATGCTTTAATTCAGGCAAACCATGCACGTCTTCGTCCGATTTTAATGACAACAATTGCCATGATTTTCGGGATGTTGCCTATCGCTTTGGCAAATGGAGCAGGAGCTGAAATGAATAAAGGTTTGGCATGGGTAGTAATTGGTGGTTTAACTTCATCGTTATTCTTAACCTTAATTATTGTTCCTGTTGTATATTCATTATTCGATTCTATTTTGCGAAGAATGGGTAAAGATGAAAAAGTAGATTATGAAGCAGAAATGAAAGCAGATTATGAACACAGAGAATTAAGTGAAGATGGTTTTACGCCAAAACATGTAGATTAA
- a CDS encoding TetR/AcrR family transcriptional regulator: MSNLTKKEQTQELIKETAKNLFFVQGKFNATTQEIADEAGVNRTLINYYFRSRDNLIQIVFDEAERVDKEKSEIIMNSDLPFKQKISQFIESSLSASLKYPYLETYIVSQLNKGTCHQKDIEEEDLKKLYNDIELEMDKGNIEKMSPIQFIINMISLLVFPSAVRPLLMENLMINEDEFNKIISERREIIINMLFKK; the protein is encoded by the coding sequence ATGTCAAATCTTACTAAAAAGGAACAAACTCAGGAGTTAATTAAAGAAACTGCGAAGAATTTATTTTTTGTACAGGGAAAATTTAATGCAACAACTCAGGAGATTGCCGATGAAGCGGGGGTTAACAGAACGCTGATTAATTATTATTTCAGATCCAGAGATAATCTTATTCAGATAGTTTTTGATGAAGCAGAACGTGTGGATAAAGAAAAATCGGAAATTATTATGAATTCTGATCTTCCTTTTAAACAGAAAATAAGCCAGTTTATAGAAAGTAGTCTTTCTGCAAGTTTAAAATATCCTTACTTGGAAACGTACATTGTTTCGCAGCTCAACAAGGGAACTTGCCATCAGAAAGATATTGAGGAAGAAGATCTTAAAAAGCTATACAACGATATTGAATTAGAAATGGATAAAGGGAATATAGAAAAAATGTCACCTATTCAGTTTATTATCAACATGATTTCTCTTTTGGTTTTCCCAAGTGCAGTAAGACCTTTATTGATGGAGAATTTGATGATTAACGAAGACGAATTCAATAAAATAATATCTGAACGTCGGGAAATAATTATCAACATGCTTTTTAAAAAATAA
- a CDS encoding efflux RND transporter periplasmic adaptor subunit: protein MKKSLIYIIVAAVLIGLAGYKIADNKKQQKTEVKEVAKQVDKINVNVVDVTRENINTDYSANGTFIPKQEMNQSAEIAGRIVSVMVKEGARVGAGQVLATIKRDAIEVDVSQAQNNLQNAIIDNQRYENAFKTGGVTKQQLDNSRLQLKNAQAAIRAQGVRVNDTSIRAGISGTINKRMVEPGSVVSPGTPLFEIVNINTLKLSVLVDESQIGKISLGQVVPINVNVLPEDSFSGRITFIAPKSDASLNFPVEIEVPNRGNLKAGMYATAIFKTNNGAETQNILTVPAEAFVNGVSSGQLFIVQNGVAKLIKVTTGKVFGDKVQVLSGLNGGEKVVTSGQINLDNGAKVNIVK, encoded by the coding sequence ATGAAAAAATCTTTAATATACATTATTGTAGCTGCTGTTTTAATAGGTTTGGCAGGATACAAAATCGCAGATAACAAAAAGCAACAGAAGACAGAAGTAAAAGAAGTTGCAAAGCAGGTAGATAAAATCAACGTGAATGTGGTAGATGTTACCAGAGAAAACATCAATACAGATTATTCTGCGAACGGAACATTTATTCCGAAACAGGAAATGAATCAGTCTGCAGAAATAGCAGGACGTATTGTAAGCGTAATGGTAAAAGAAGGAGCAAGAGTAGGAGCAGGGCAGGTTTTGGCAACCATTAAAAGAGATGCTATTGAAGTAGATGTTTCTCAAGCTCAAAATAACCTTCAAAATGCAATTATAGATAATCAGCGTTATGAAAATGCCTTTAAAACAGGAGGTGTTACTAAACAACAGCTTGATAATTCAAGATTACAGCTTAAAAATGCTCAGGCGGCAATTAGAGCACAAGGCGTAAGAGTAAATGATACCAGTATAAGAGCCGGTATTAGCGGAACCATCAATAAAAGAATGGTAGAACCTGGGAGTGTAGTTTCTCCGGGAACGCCTTTGTTCGAAATTGTCAACATCAATACCCTTAAACTTTCTGTTTTGGTAGACGAAAGCCAAATCGGGAAAATTTCTTTAGGTCAGGTAGTGCCGATTAATGTAAATGTATTGCCTGAAGATTCTTTCAGTGGAAGAATTACATTTATCGCTCCTAAAAGTGATGCATCTTTAAATTTTCCTGTAGAAATTGAAGTGCCTAACAGAGGAAATCTAAAAGCCGGGATGTATGCTACTGCAATATTTAAAACCAACAACGGTGCAGAAACTCAAAATATACTTACTGTGCCTGCAGAAGCTTTCGTAAATGGTGTGAGTTCCGGGCAGTTGTTTATTGTTCAGAATGGGGTTGCAAAATTAATTAAAGTAACAACCGGGAAAGTTTTTGGAGATAAAGTTCAGGTATTGAGCGGTTTGAATGGTGGAGAAAAAGTAGTAACCAGCGGACAGATTAATCTGGATAACGGAGCTAAAGTAAATATTGTAAAGTAG